From Desulfovibrio desulfuricans, a single genomic window includes:
- a CDS encoding P-II family nitrogen regulator produces the protein MKKLEIIIRPSMFDKVKDTLTDMGIHGLNYVEIKGFGRQRGHTEVYRGTTMQVDCLPKIKVEVVLHDDMLETVLNAVVSISRTGQVGDGKIFISDVMDAIRIRTGERGDEAL, from the coding sequence ATGAAAAAGCTTGAAATCATCATCCGGCCCAGCATGTTTGACAAGGTTAAGGACACGCTTACCGACATGGGCATCCACGGCTTGAACTATGTTGAAATCAAGGGCTTTGGTCGCCAGCGTGGGCACACTGAAGTGTACCGCGGCACCACCATGCAGGTGGACTGCCTGCCCAAGATCAAGGTCGAGGTCGTGCTGCACGACGACATGCTGGAAACTGTTCTGAATGCTGTGGTGTCCATCTCCCGCACAGGACAGGTTGGCGACGGAAAAATTTTCATCAGTGATGTGATGGATGCCATCCGCATCCGCACTGGTGAGCGCGGCGATGAGGCCCTGTAA
- a CDS encoding ammonium transporter: MNASDTAFILICASMVMLMTPALALFYGGLVRSRNILSTHMHSYGALALISVLWAVVGYTLAFGEDVGGIIGDLSYLFLKGVGGESAPAATQLPHTVFMGYQCMFAALTVALISGAYAERIRFSAMLVFSGLWLLFVYSPMAHWVWGGGWMSKMGALDFAGGAVVHMSSGAAALACAQALGPRLSTGSSHATPNNLPLTLLGGGLLWFGWFGFNAGSALVSGPLAGQALVTTHMASACGILGWMLVEWIRTGKPTSLGAISGALAGLVAITPGAGFVEVLPAMLIGFVGGIICYGGVLLKNKFGYDDALDVVGIHGVGGTWGALATGLFACAAINNADGLFYGNPEQAWIQIVSIVATWGYCYIVSRIILYVVDAVVGLRVTPEEEFTGLDLSEHNERGYSL, from the coding sequence ATGAACGCCTCGGATACTGCATTTATTCTGATCTGCGCCTCCATGGTCATGCTGATGACCCCGGCGCTGGCCCTCTTCTACGGTGGCCTGGTTCGCTCCCGCAATATCCTGTCCACCCACATGCACAGCTACGGCGCGCTGGCTCTCATCTCTGTATTATGGGCCGTTGTGGGTTACACACTGGCCTTTGGCGAAGATGTGGGCGGTATAATCGGCGATCTTTCCTACCTCTTCCTCAAAGGCGTGGGCGGCGAATCGGCTCCTGCCGCCACCCAACTGCCCCACACGGTCTTTATGGGGTATCAGTGCATGTTTGCTGCTCTTACCGTGGCCCTTATTTCCGGTGCCTACGCTGAGCGCATCCGCTTCTCCGCCATGCTTGTTTTCTCTGGCTTGTGGTTGCTCTTCGTCTACTCGCCCATGGCCCACTGGGTCTGGGGCGGTGGCTGGATGAGCAAGATGGGCGCTCTGGACTTTGCTGGCGGCGCAGTTGTGCACATGTCTTCCGGCGCGGCGGCTCTTGCCTGTGCCCAGGCTCTTGGACCGCGGCTTTCCACTGGCAGCTCGCATGCCACACCCAACAACCTGCCCCTTACCCTGCTTGGCGGCGGCCTGCTGTGGTTCGGCTGGTTCGGCTTCAATGCTGGCAGCGCTCTGGTTTCCGGTCCTCTTGCTGGTCAGGCCCTTGTAACCACCCACATGGCTTCCGCCTGCGGTATTCTTGGCTGGATGCTCGTTGAATGGATTCGTACCGGCAAGCCCACAAGCCTTGGCGCTATCTCCGGCGCACTGGCGGGCCTCGTGGCCATCACTCCCGGCGCGGGCTTTGTTGAAGTGCTGCCCGCCATGCTGATCGGTTTTGTTGGCGGCATCATCTGCTACGGCGGCGTGCTCCTGAAGAACAAGTTCGGTTATGACGACGCCCTTGACGTGGTCGGCATTCACGGCGTTGGCGGCACCTGGGGTGCGCTTGCCACCGGCCTGTTCGCCTGCGCGGCCATCAACAACGCTGACGGTCTGTTCTACGGCAATCCTGAGCAGGCCTGGATCCAGATCGTGTCCATTGTGGCTACCTGGGGTTATTGCTACATAGTTTCCCGGATAATCCTCTATGTGGTTGACGCGGTTGTCGGCCTGCGGGTTACGCCTGAAGAGGAATTCACCGGCCTCGATTTGAGCGAGCACAACGAACGCGGCTACTCCTTGTAG
- a CDS encoding sigma-54 interaction domain-containing protein, producing MQKSSNTSPRPGTVSRSPANADSHREEQLRLLLDLSNVVNSATDVGVALNKALQLMAEHLHMMRGAITLISPNSGEIRIEAAYGLKPAEARRGRYVRGEGITGRVIETGRSMYISNVSEEPLFLNRTRSRDLGKEGISFICVPIRLNDQVVGALSVDHLLVDDATLEDEMRLLTIISTLLGHAALESQGRMDEEASSPLRPRGFVGNSEVMQKVYAQIAQVAPSSTTVFLQGESGTGKELAARSIHSGSTRANKPFISLNCAALPENLIESELFGHERGAFTGANATRKGRFELANGGTLFLDEVGELSLMTQAKLLRVLQERAFERLGGMETHYVDVRFITATNRDLEKMVEEETFRRDLFYRLNVFPIFLPPLSFRPEDILPLANHFIKKYALANGRNNVRLSLSVMDMLQRYTWPGNIRELENVMERAVLLLGREGLVLPQHLPPALHGSRVAASSGLTPGLIRQGLSGSLQEQLDELERASITEALEFSQGQMGKAAASLGLTERIMALRMKKYGITYKAFRPVYRKDETE from the coding sequence ATGCAAAAATCCAGCAATACATCCCCCCGTCCCGGCACCGTGTCGCGCTCTCCCGCCAACGCAGACAGCCACCGCGAAGAGCAGCTGCGCCTTTTGTTGGATCTTTCCAATGTGGTCAACTCTGCCACGGATGTGGGGGTTGCCCTGAACAAGGCGCTCCAGCTTATGGCAGAGCATCTGCACATGATGCGCGGCGCGATCACGCTTATTTCGCCCAACAGCGGCGAAATCCGTATTGAGGCAGCCTACGGCCTCAAACCCGCCGAAGCCCGCCGGGGCCGTTACGTGCGCGGCGAGGGCATCACCGGGCGTGTTATTGAAACCGGGCGCTCCATGTACATATCTAATGTATCAGAAGAACCGCTGTTTCTGAATCGCACCCGTTCGCGCGATCTGGGCAAGGAGGGCATTTCCTTCATCTGCGTGCCTATCCGCCTCAACGATCAGGTTGTGGGCGCGCTGTCGGTTGACCATCTGCTGGTGGACGATGCCACGCTTGAAGACGAAATGCGCCTGCTTACCATTATATCAACCCTGCTTGGTCACGCCGCCCTTGAATCGCAGGGCCGCATGGATGAAGAAGCCTCCTCGCCCTTGAGGCCGCGCGGCTTTGTGGGCAATTCTGAAGTGATGCAAAAGGTCTACGCGCAGATTGCGCAGGTGGCCCCCTCCAGCACCACCGTTTTTCTACAGGGCGAATCCGGCACGGGCAAAGAACTGGCAGCACGCTCCATCCATTCGGGCAGCACGCGCGCCAACAAGCCCTTTATTTCGCTCAACTGCGCCGCATTGCCAGAAAACCTCATTGAAAGCGAACTGTTCGGCCATGAACGCGGGGCCTTCACCGGCGCAAACGCTACGCGCAAGGGACGCTTTGAGCTTGCCAACGGCGGCACGCTGTTTTTGGACGAAGTGGGTGAGCTTTCGCTCATGACCCAGGCAAAACTGCTGCGCGTGTTGCAGGAAAGGGCCTTTGAACGCCTTGGCGGCATGGAAACGCATTATGTGGATGTGCGTTTTATCACCGCCACCAACCGTGACCTGGAAAAAATGGTGGAGGAAGAAACCTTCCGCCGCGATCTGTTCTACCGCCTCAATGTCTTCCCCATTTTCCTGCCGCCCCTGAGTTTCCGACCAGAGGATATTCTGCCGCTGGCAAACCACTTTATCAAAAAATACGCGCTGGCAAACGGGCGCAACAACGTGCGCCTCTCCCTTTCTGTTATGGATATGCTGCAACGCTACACCTGGCCGGGCAACATCCGCGAGCTTGAAAACGTCATGGAGCGCGCAGTGTTGCTGCTGGGCCGCGAAGGCCTTGTTCTGCCCCAGCACTTGCCTCCTGCCCTGCACGGCAGCCGCGTTGCGGCCAGTTCCGGCCTCACGCCAGGGCTGATCCGCCAGGGGCTTTCCGGCAGCTTGCAGGAGCAACTGGACGAGCTGGAACGCGCATCAATCACCGAAGCGCTTGAGTTCAGCCAGGGCCAGATGGGCAAAGCTGCTGCAAGCCTTGGATTGACGGAAAGGATCATGGCCCTGCGCATGAAAAAGTACGGCATCACCTACAAGGCTTTTCGCCCCGTGTACCGTAAGGATGAAACCGAGTAG
- the cas3 gene encoding CRISPR-associated helicase Cas3', producing the protein MAHVYCPENGAPFRVQPLSEHLHNVADLASSAAAKVGLPLTGHLVGLLHDFGKYSKEFQNYILSAAGCITPGEPGYTDPIACKGKINHAFAGGQHLWERLQGNDLKKAIARMLALCILSHHSGLKDCISQDGKDAFTQNYMARPEEKTHRKQCDERCDQAFLEEIENEISNALLLEVRAVMMKLRDRVMNKQPASADINDQRDCANSRDFQLGLLARFLFSCLIDADRTDSADFEDQKGAEIRRSGVRRPWSALVQRFEAALAQKTPQHAIDHIRGDISAHCAQRAQDAPGMFTLTVPTGGGKTLASLRFALLHAQKHQMDRVIYVIPYTSIIDQNADVARKILEQGEAPGSIVLEHHSSFMPDEDSNAEEVASRWEKLSENWDAPVIFTTMVQFLESLFGAGTSSARRMHNLARSVIVFDEVQTVPVRCLRMFCNAVDFLTGQCGSTAVLCTATQPRLGNLPHPLRGSLDIQPGMEIVPDVPDLFTRLKRTTFFDHCHTAMGAEDVAALAQEEQQSHGSCLVVCNTKRMAEKIYAFCDKQEGINFYYLSTNLCPAHRMEKLEAMRADLKNGRPVLCVSTQLIECGVDISFRSVIRMAAGLDSILQAAGRCNRHGENEPGRVHVVLVQADAENLDWLKDIKDGRDIFLDTVRLKYAQELLESGYDFTMPQLVATYFDHYFHRKGAVLSYAAGDCNSLLDMLGSNRGAGNNNLFPILGQSFSAAAKIFKSIDSTSKSILVPYKDGEGIIAALCSSDLLYKKYELLRKAQRFSVNIFPHTERELIQKNALYPIQDSGMFALKPNFYCNEQGVSAQSGQKLRLCNY; encoded by the coding sequence GTGGCTCATGTCTATTGCCCCGAGAATGGGGCACCTTTCCGCGTACAGCCCCTTTCTGAACATTTGCACAACGTCGCTGACCTGGCATCATCAGCGGCAGCCAAGGTCGGCTTGCCCCTGACAGGCCATCTGGTTGGCCTGCTGCATGATTTTGGCAAGTATTCAAAAGAATTCCAGAATTATATCCTTTCCGCTGCTGGCTGCATTACTCCTGGTGAACCGGGCTACACCGATCCCATAGCTTGCAAAGGGAAGATCAATCATGCTTTTGCTGGAGGGCAGCACCTATGGGAGCGCCTGCAAGGCAATGATTTGAAAAAAGCGATTGCCCGGATGCTTGCATTGTGCATTCTGTCCCACCATTCAGGGCTAAAAGATTGCATATCCCAGGACGGCAAGGATGCATTTACACAGAATTACATGGCCCGTCCGGAGGAAAAAACACACCGTAAGCAGTGCGATGAGCGCTGCGATCAAGCATTCCTTGAAGAAATAGAAAATGAAATCTCGAATGCACTTTTATTGGAAGTGCGAGCAGTTATGATGAAGCTGCGTGATCGAGTCATGAACAAGCAGCCAGCAAGTGCCGATATAAATGACCAACGAGACTGCGCAAATAGTCGTGATTTTCAGCTTGGATTGCTGGCGCGTTTTTTATTCAGCTGCCTGATTGATGCGGATCGTACTGACAGTGCAGATTTTGAAGATCAAAAAGGGGCGGAAATTCGGCGCAGCGGGGTCAGGCGTCCTTGGAGTGCCCTGGTGCAGCGTTTTGAAGCAGCCTTGGCCCAAAAGACCCCGCAACACGCCATCGACCACATCCGGGGTGATATTTCTGCCCATTGCGCCCAGCGTGCCCAGGATGCGCCGGGTATGTTTACTCTCACTGTACCCACTGGCGGGGGCAAGACGCTGGCCAGCCTTCGTTTTGCCCTGCTGCACGCGCAAAAGCACCAGATGGACAGAGTCATCTATGTTATTCCTTATACATCCATTATTGACCAAAACGCCGATGTAGCCCGAAAAATTCTTGAGCAGGGTGAGGCCCCTGGATCCATAGTGCTTGAGCATCATTCCAGTTTTATGCCCGATGAAGATTCTAACGCTGAAGAAGTCGCCAGCCGGTGGGAAAAACTGTCTGAAAACTGGGATGCCCCCGTGATCTTCACCACCATGGTGCAGTTTCTTGAGAGCCTGTTTGGCGCAGGCACAAGCTCCGCCCGCCGCATGCATAATCTTGCACGTAGCGTGATAGTGTTTGATGAAGTGCAGACTGTCCCTGTGCGCTGCTTGCGTATGTTTTGCAACGCTGTGGATTTTTTGACCGGGCAATGTGGTTCTACCGCAGTGCTTTGCACTGCCACGCAGCCGAGGCTGGGCAATCTGCCGCATCCGCTGCGCGGCAGCCTTGATATACAGCCCGGCATGGAAATCGTGCCAGATGTGCCAGACCTGTTCACACGCCTCAAGCGCACGACATTTTTTGACCACTGCCATACCGCCATGGGGGCAGAAGATGTGGCCGCGCTGGCGCAAGAAGAGCAACAATCCCACGGCTCATGCCTGGTGGTTTGCAATACCAAGCGAATGGCAGAAAAGATTTATGCGTTTTGCGACAAACAGGAAGGTATAAACTTCTACTACCTTAGCACCAACCTCTGCCCGGCGCACCGCATGGAAAAGCTTGAAGCCATGCGAGCCGATTTGAAAAACGGGCGTCCTGTACTTTGCGTAAGCACGCAACTCATTGAGTGTGGCGTGGATATCAGTTTTCGATCTGTTATTCGCATGGCCGCTGGTCTGGATTCCATCCTTCAGGCGGCAGGGCGCTGCAACCGACATGGGGAAAATGAGCCGGGCAGGGTGCATGTGGTACTGGTGCAGGCGGATGCAGAAAATCTGGACTGGCTGAAAGACATTAAAGATGGTCGGGATATCTTTCTTGATACAGTGCGCCTAAAGTATGCACAAGAACTTCTGGAATCTGGCTACGATTTCACCATGCCGCAGTTGGTTGCAACATATTTTGACCATTATTTTCATCGTAAGGGCGCCGTGCTTTCTTATGCGGCAGGCGATTGCAATTCCTTGCTTGATATGCTGGGCAGTAATCGAGGTGCTGGCAATAACAATCTATTCCCCATACTGGGGCAATCATTCAGCGCCGCAGCAAAAATTTTCAAGTCCATCGACTCAACATCAAAAAGTATTTTGGTGCCTTATAAAGATGGAGAGGGCATCATTGCCGCACTTTGTTCATCAGATTTGCTGTATAAAAAATATGAGCTTTTACGTAAGGCTCAGCGTTTTTCCGTAAACATTTTTCCACATACAGAACGCGAGCTTATACAGAAAAATGCCTTGTATCCCATTCAGGATAGTGGCATGTTTGCTCTGAAACCCAATTTTTACTGTAATGAACAGGGCGTTAGCGCGCAATCAGGGCAAAAACTGCGTCTTTGTAATTACTGA
- the cas5c gene encoding type I-C CRISPR-associated protein Cas5c, translating into MNNDISFIVYGRYALFSDPVTRVGGEKCSYHIPTYEALKGIAKSIYWKPTLIWVIDKVRILHPFRTQTKGVKPIRPTTGGNDLSIYTYLADVAYQVKARFVWNEHRPELKQDQIEGKHYEIAKRMLARGGRQDIFLGTRDCQGYVEPCRFGEGPGAYDDLEELAFGLMFHGFDYPDETGNSSFGARFWKPVMRKGIIEFPSPDDASLLRKEIRPMKPKAFHPGKNYAGCDEEALSLLLQEPETVAYPDARSLLSDGGPQGGAL; encoded by the coding sequence GTGAATAACGACATATCCTTTATTGTTTATGGGCGTTATGCCCTGTTTTCTGATCCTGTAACTCGAGTCGGCGGCGAAAAATGTTCTTACCACATTCCCACTTATGAAGCCCTTAAGGGTATAGCTAAATCAATATATTGGAAGCCAACGCTGATTTGGGTGATTGACAAGGTACGCATTCTGCATCCCTTTCGCACGCAAACCAAGGGCGTAAAACCAATCAGGCCCACCACAGGCGGCAATGATCTTTCCATCTACACCTATCTGGCTGATGTTGCCTATCAGGTAAAGGCCCGTTTTGTATGGAACGAGCACAGGCCGGAACTGAAGCAAGACCAGATTGAAGGCAAGCACTACGAAATAGCCAAGCGTATGCTGGCGCGCGGTGGCCGACAGGATATCTTTTTGGGTACGCGCGACTGTCAGGGGTATGTGGAACCTTGCAGATTTGGTGAAGGCCCCGGTGCGTATGATGACCTGGAAGAGCTGGCCTTTGGCCTCATGTTTCACGGGTTTGATTATCCTGATGAAACCGGAAACTCCAGTTTTGGCGCACGGTTCTGGAAGCCTGTAATGCGCAAGGGGATAATTGAATTCCCCTCGCCGGATGATGCCTCGCTGCTGCGCAAAGAAATCCGCCCCATGAAGCCCAAGGCGTTCCACCCCGGCAAAAACTACGCTGGTTGTGATGAAGAAGCGCTATCTCTCCTTTTGCAGGAGCCCGAAACCGTGGCATACCCCGATGCCCGCAGCCTGCTTTCTGACGGCGGCCCGCAAGGGGGTGCGTTGTGA
- the cas8c gene encoding type I-C CRISPR-associated protein Cas8c/Csd1: MQKLFETYEACSQNPAFVDPPQAENGGKEAPALMPVSHTSQQAHIHVVIDGAGNFVRAELLPLKMQFIIPATEDSAGRTSGDSPHPLDDKIHYCAKDYSGGKKNLYSLYASQLQAWCDSSHSHPKARAVYAYVSQGHLVDDLLKCGILRGESASSLQTEPTEADKESGADSIFNRLQPKKIGNATVRDQGDALVVWSVVNLPDDMEPRTWKDTSLQQAWMAYDAAMMEQKGLCIVQGVECAVAAKHPRNIRRPGDGAKLISSNDSANFTYRGRFLEPEQACTVGYEVSHKAHNALRWLIARQGYRNGDQAVVAWAVSGAPVPNPCEDLFDLSAGDFLLDDAPEVQAEKDAAQPPFVPPVNMGLAFAKRLNKALVGYKADLKETDGVAIMAMDAASPGRLSVTFYREQMLKDYLYNLERWQEECAWVLPVRIDEAREGQSKPKTRTVYAPLAPTPETIARVAYGRRIDDKLLKATVERLLPCVVDRATLPRDIVESCVRRACNRAAHEAWEWAEVLGVACAMYRGYFARHIKEGEYSMALDETRKSRDYLFGRLLAVAEYIERSALNCAGEKRPTNAERLMQRFADHPFATWKQLELQLQPYIQRLKSSSHAGLLKRPQKAWKEIYDKFDPEKFTSSDKLSGEFLLGYHCQMSALYATADKESTTEANDQQGA, from the coding sequence ATGCAAAAGCTTTTTGAAACGTATGAAGCCTGCTCCCAAAATCCCGCCTTTGTGGACCCCCCACAGGCGGAGAATGGTGGCAAAGAAGCCCCGGCGCTTATGCCCGTGAGCCATACCAGCCAACAGGCGCATATTCATGTTGTCATTGACGGGGCGGGTAATTTTGTGAGGGCAGAGCTGTTGCCGTTGAAAATGCAGTTTATTATCCCGGCAACCGAAGATTCCGCAGGTCGTACCAGCGGTGATTCCCCGCATCCTCTGGATGATAAAATCCATTATTGCGCCAAAGACTACTCTGGCGGCAAAAAGAATCTTTATAGCTTGTATGCTTCGCAATTGCAGGCATGGTGCGATTCTTCCCATAGTCATCCAAAAGCCAGGGCCGTATACGCCTATGTTTCGCAAGGGCATCTTGTGGATGACCTGTTGAAATGTGGAATTTTGCGCGGCGAATCAGCCAGCTCCTTGCAAACGGAACCAACCGAGGCAGACAAAGAGAGCGGCGCAGACAGCATCTTTAACAGGTTGCAGCCCAAAAAAATTGGCAACGCCACGGTGCGCGACCAGGGGGACGCCCTGGTGGTATGGAGCGTGGTAAACCTGCCTGATGACATGGAACCGCGCACATGGAAGGACACCAGCCTGCAACAGGCATGGATGGCCTACGATGCAGCCATGATGGAGCAAAAAGGCCTTTGCATAGTGCAAGGGGTGGAATGCGCTGTTGCCGCAAAGCATCCGCGCAATATCCGCCGCCCAGGTGATGGTGCAAAGCTTATTTCCTCCAATGATTCAGCAAATTTTACCTACCGTGGGCGCTTTCTGGAGCCGGAGCAGGCCTGCACCGTCGGCTATGAGGTGAGTCACAAGGCGCATAATGCGTTGCGCTGGCTCATAGCGCGGCAAGGCTACCGCAACGGGGATCAGGCTGTTGTGGCCTGGGCTGTGAGCGGCGCGCCTGTGCCTAATCCTTGTGAAGATTTGTTTGATCTGAGTGCCGGCGACTTCTTGCTTGATGACGCGCCAGAGGTGCAGGCAGAGAAGGACGCCGCCCAGCCTCCTTTTGTTCCTCCCGTAAATATGGGGCTGGCCTTTGCAAAAAGGCTGAACAAAGCCCTCGTGGGATACAAGGCTGATCTCAAGGAAACTGACGGCGTCGCCATCATGGCTATGGATGCGGCCAGCCCTGGGCGGCTTTCTGTTACGTTCTATCGCGAGCAGATGCTTAAGGACTACCTGTACAATCTGGAAAGATGGCAGGAAGAATGCGCATGGGTCCTGCCCGTGCGCATAGACGAAGCGCGTGAGGGCCAGAGCAAACCCAAAACGCGCACTGTTTACGCGCCCCTTGCCCCTACGCCAGAAACCATTGCCCGCGTTGCATACGGCAGGCGTATTGACGACAAGCTGCTCAAGGCAACTGTAGAGCGGTTGTTGCCATGCGTTGTTGATAGGGCAACCTTGCCGCGCGATATTGTTGAGAGTTGCGTGCGCCGTGCCTGCAATCGCGCGGCGCATGAGGCATGGGAGTGGGCTGAAGTGCTGGGCGTTGCCTGCGCCATGTACAGGGGCTATTTCGCCAGACACATAAAAGAAGGGGAATACAGCATGGCACTTGATGAAACGCGTAAATCCCGTGACTACCTCTTTGGGCGGCTTCTGGCGGTTGCGGAATATATTGAACGTTCTGCTTTGAATTGCGCGGGAGAAAAACGCCCCACCAATGCCGAGCGGTTGATGCAGCGCTTTGCCGACCATCCTTTTGCCACATGGAAACAGCTTGAGCTTCAGTTGCAGCCGTATATACAGCGGCTGAAGAGCAGTTCCCATGCCGGGCTGCTTAAACGGCCCCAAAAGGCCTGGAAAGAAATTTACGATAAATTTGACCCCGAAAAATTTACTTCTTCAGACAAGCTCAGTGGCGAATTTCTGCTGGGCTACCATTGTCAGATGTCAGCCTTGTACGCCACGGCTGATAAAGAAAGCACCACTGAAGCCAATGACCAGCAAGGAGCGTAA
- the cas7c gene encoding type I-C CRISPR-associated protein Cas7/Csd2 — protein sequence MSLQHKIDFAVILTVDHANPNGDPLNGNRPRTDYDGYGEISDVCLKRKIRDRLMEQKGTQVFVQSDDRKLDNMASLKERAESAEHGLGKDAFNPKKCSKEETARKACAKWFDVRAFGQLFAFGKDGDAAGVSIAVRGPVSIHSAFSVEPVSVASIQITKSVSGEGDGSKRGSDTMGMKHRVDKGVYVFYGSMNPQLAERTGFSDEDAAVLKAILPRLFENDASSARPEGSMAVSQVFWWQHNCASGQYSSAKVHKSLTVNPDGSYTLNSEATPGLKAETIPGF from the coding sequence ATGAGTCTGCAACACAAGATCGACTTCGCCGTTATTCTCACCGTAGATCACGCCAACCCTAACGGCGATCCGCTCAACGGCAACCGTCCCCGTACCGATTATGATGGCTATGGGGAAATCAGCGATGTTTGCCTTAAGCGCAAGATCCGTGATCGGCTCATGGAGCAGAAGGGGACGCAAGTTTTTGTGCAGTCAGACGACCGCAAGCTGGACAACATGGCCTCGCTCAAGGAAAGGGCCGAATCTGCGGAGCACGGCCTTGGCAAGGATGCTTTTAATCCCAAAAAATGCAGCAAGGAAGAAACCGCCCGAAAGGCTTGCGCCAAGTGGTTTGACGTGCGCGCTTTTGGGCAGCTTTTTGCTTTTGGCAAAGATGGCGATGCGGCGGGGGTTTCCATTGCAGTGCGCGGCCCGGTGAGCATTCACTCGGCCTTCAGCGTGGAGCCTGTCAGCGTTGCAAGTATTCAGATCACCAAAAGCGTCAGCGGCGAGGGCGATGGCAGCAAGCGCGGTTCGGACACCATGGGCATGAAGCACCGCGTGGATAAAGGCGTATATGTTTTTTACGGCAGCATGAATCCTCAGCTTGCCGAACGCACCGGCTTTAGCGACGAAGACGCTGCCGTGCTCAAGGCCATCTTGCCCAGGCTGTTTGAAAATGACGCTTCGTCTGCCCGTCCGGAGGGCAGCATGGCAGTCAGTCAGGTGTTCTGGTGGCAACACAACTGCGCTTCCGGGCAGTATTCATCCGCAAAAGTGCATAAAAGCCTCACGGTTAACCCCGATGGCAGCTATACGCTCAACAGCGAAGCTACTCCGGGGTTGAAGGCTGAAACCATTCCAGGCTTCTAA
- the cas4 gene encoding CRISPR-associated protein Cas4: protein MHPPADSIPISALQHYLFCPRQCALIHLEQLWTENVYTAEGRQLHEKAHSNASESRGDCKTVSGLLLCSRALGLTGQADVVEFHRHGNVWQPYPVEYKRGRPKSMAADRIQLCAQALCLEEMLHVSISEGALFYGKTRRRQVVELTDALREETRTTIGAVQDLLNKGLTPPPPSLEIANTICPACSLCDVCLPLAPQTSAARYLQSVLESI, encoded by the coding sequence ATGCACCCCCCAGCCGATTCCATCCCCATATCGGCTTTGCAGCATTATCTGTTCTGCCCCCGGCAGTGTGCGCTCATCCATCTGGAACAGCTCTGGACGGAAAACGTGTACACTGCCGAGGGCCGTCAGCTGCACGAAAAAGCCCACAGCAACGCATCTGAAAGTCGCGGCGACTGCAAAACTGTTTCAGGGTTGCTGCTCTGTTCGCGCGCTCTTGGCCTGACAGGGCAGGCAGACGTTGTGGAGTTTCATCGGCACGGCAATGTCTGGCAGCCGTACCCTGTCGAATATAAGCGGGGCCGCCCCAAAAGCATGGCGGCAGACCGCATTCAGCTTTGCGCGCAGGCTCTCTGCCTGGAAGAAATGTTGCATGTTTCCATTTCTGAAGGGGCGCTCTTTTACGGCAAAACCCGGCGGCGGCAGGTTGTGGAGCTCACCGATGCCCTGAGGGAAGAAACCCGCACCACCATCGGTGCCGTGCAGGATTTGCTGAACAAGGGGCTTACTCCGCCGCCTCCATCCCTCGAAATTGCCAATACCATCTGCCCGGCGTGCTCCCTATGTGATGTCTGCCTGCCCCTTGCTCCGCAGACCTCTGCTGCGCGCTATCTGCAATCCGTGCTGGAGAGCATATGA